Proteins co-encoded in one Methanobrevibacter gottschalkii DSM 11977 genomic window:
- a CDS encoding potassium channel family protein: protein MDYVVIMGGGRVGLALANLLINEGYDITLIESDTKLCDEVASELDALVICGNGTNSKILEEVNIEDAKYFIATTGNDEANLLSCILVRKYNVEHIIARVSNPDHEEAFKEVGIEQVISPERAAASYLQKIVTRPNTAELMTIGQGDGEILDMTITNNKIVGKKFKDVSPTKDFMIIATYQNGTLIIPQPDNIISRGEKVSVLVKRGSFSKVSKKLENKS, encoded by the coding sequence ATGGATTATGTAGTAATTATGGGAGGAGGTCGTGTAGGGCTTGCTCTTGCAAACTTATTAATTAATGAAGGATATGACATTACATTAATTGAAAGTGATACAAAGTTATGTGATGAAGTTGCATCAGAACTCGATGCATTAGTTATTTGTGGAAATGGAACTAATTCTAAAATACTTGAAGAAGTGAACATTGAAGATGCAAAATATTTCATTGCAACAACTGGAAATGATGAAGCAAACTTACTTTCATGCATACTTGTTAGAAAATATAATGTTGAACATATTATTGCACGCGTAAGTAATCCGGATCACGAAGAAGCGTTTAAAGAAGTTGGAATCGAACAAGTAATAAGTCCAGAAAGAGCTGCTGCATCATATCTGCAAAAAATTGTTACAAGACCTAACACAGCGGAATTAATGACAATAGGGCAAGGAGATGGAGAAATTTTAGATATGACCATAACCAATAACAAAATTGTTGGTAAAAAATTTAAAGATGTTTCACCAACAAAAGATTTTATGATTATAGCTACTTATCAAAATGGAACACTAATCATCCCCCAACCTGACAACATTATTAGCCGTGGAGAAAAGGTTTCTGTTCTTGTTAAAAGAGGATCATTTAGTAAAGTATCCAAAAAATTAGAAAATAAATCATAA
- a CDS encoding MBL fold metallo-hydrolase codes for MSKIVFILGYNYDSNCYLIDDKILVDTGAGENRDYLFSKLRENGVEPDDIELVVNTHCHFDHIGGNYLFPNAKIAVHKLDATPIRNEDTLGTAGTAFGFDNINNSRVDIELEEGDKIADFEVIHTPGHTSGGISLWDGENLICGDTIFAGGGVGRMDIGGNYDDMKNSVEKLMALNVKRIFPGHGPIVENNGKEHIKLSYSYL; via the coding sequence ATGTCAAAAATTGTTTTTATTTTAGGATATAATTATGATTCAAATTGTTATTTAATCGATGATAAAATTTTAGTTGATACTGGCGCGGGTGAAAACAGAGATTATCTATTTTCTAAACTGCGTGAAAATGGTGTTGAACCGGATGATATTGAGTTAGTAGTTAATACTCATTGTCATTTTGATCATATTGGAGGTAATTATCTTTTTCCAAATGCTAAAATTGCTGTTCATAAATTGGATGCAACTCCAATTAGAAATGAGGATACATTAGGCACTGCCGGCACTGCTTTTGGTTTTGATAATATAAATAATTCCCGTGTTGATATTGAATTAGAAGAAGGGGATAAAATAGCAGATTTTGAAGTAATTCATACTCCAGGACACACAAGTGGAGGAATTTCTCTTTGGGATGGTGAAAACCTAATTTGTGGAGATACCATTTTTGCTGGTGGAGGTGTTGGTCGAATGGATATTGGAGGAAATTATGATGATATGAAAAATAGTGTTGAAAAATTAATGGCGTTAAATGTCAAAAGAATTTTTCCAGGTCATGGACCAATCGTTGAAAATAATGGAAAAGAACACATTAAATTATCATATTCATATTTATGA
- the hjc gene encoding Holliday junction resolvase Hjc: MAKKGSAEERELVHKLWERNFAAMRAPASGGATKKSLPDVVAGNGKLYLAIEVKTTTKDKIYIDSIQIEELCEFSNIFGAKPYIGVRFKYTKWLFLEPDNTPRTKKGNYRVEKDYALEKGLEIDEITGIDRQMKFE, translated from the coding sequence ATGGCTAAAAAAGGATCGGCTGAAGAAAGAGAGTTAGTACATAAACTTTGGGAAAGGAATTTTGCAGCTATGAGGGCTCCAGCATCTGGAGGGGCTACTAAAAAGTCCTTACCTGATGTTGTTGCTGGAAATGGTAAATTATATTTAGCTATTGAAGTTAAAACAACTACAAAAGATAAAATATATATTGATTCTATTCAAATTGAGGAGTTATGCGAATTCTCAAATATTTTTGGAGCTAAACCGTATATCGGTGTTAGATTTAAATATACTAAATGGTTATTTTTAGAGCCTGATAATACTCCCCGTACTAAAAAAGGCAATTATCGTGTTGAAAAAGATTATGCACTTGAAAAAGGTTTGGAAATTGATGAAATAACTGGTATTGATAGACAAATGAAATTTGAATAA